The Changchengzhania lutea genomic sequence ATTTCAATCTCGTCTAAACGAAACAATACGGTTTCTTTATTTTTCTTGTCATTTTTAAGCGATGTGTTTTCAGCATCAAAAATCTCTGCAATTCTATTTCTTACAGCGCGCCAAGTTTTTCGGCCATCAGCTATAAAGTCATTTAAAGTGTCTTGAAGGAAAATGTCATCTGTTAAAGGAATACCATCAAAATAGCCTAATTGATGCAAGGCTCCTAAATCTATAGCGGTATCACCAATACGTGTTCCAATGGTAATCACATCATCTCTCGTCAAAAAGACACCAAATGGTATATTTTGAATAGGGAAATCTGAATTCTTATCAACGTGTAACCACGATTTTCTATCTGGATTGTTAGCGGATAATGGCATAACTTATGAGTATTAAATGTTTATATTATTCTAATCAAACCTACACATTTTTTTTATTTTAATAGAAATAAACGCGCAAAATTTGGGTTTAATGTAACCGTTAATAAAATGGTTTACAACTTAAGGGTAAATATATGTTTTTTGAAGTATTTAAATAATCTATTTGCTATTTTTGCTCAACTTTAACTAGAATATAAACTTTATGCAACGCGACGAACAAATTTTTGAACTCATTGAAGCAGAAAAAGAACGTCAATTACACGGTCTGGAACTTATTGCTTCAGAAAACTTTGTTAGCAACCAGGTTATGGAAGCTGCAGGGTCTGTTTTAACCAATAAATATGCCGAAGGATATCCTGGAAAGCGTTATTACGGCGGCTGTGAAGTGGTAGATGAGGTCGAACAAATAGCAATTGATAGAGCAAAAGCATTGTTTGGAGCGGCTTACGTAAATGTACAACCCCATTCTGGAAGTCAGGCAAACACTGCTGTTTATCATGCTTGTATTAAACCTGGCGATAAAATATTAGGCTTCGATTTATCTCATGGTGGGCATTTAACCCATGGATCTCCAGTTAATTTTTCTGGTCGTTTATACAACCCGGTTTTTTACGGGGTAGAGAAGGAAACTGGCGTTTTGAATTATGATAAAATACAGGGAATAGCCACTAAGGAGCAACCCAAGTTAATCATCGCTGGTGCATCTGCATATTCCCGTGATATAGATTTTGAGCGTTTCAGAGTGATCGCAGATAGCGTTGATGCGATTTTATTGGCAGATATCTCACACCCTGCAGGATTGATTGCTAAAGGTATTTTAAACGATCCGTTACCACATTGCCATGTTGTAACCACAACAACCCATAAAACATTGCGAGGTCCACGAGGAGGCATGATTATGATGGGGCAGGATTTTGATAACCCTTTTGGTATTACCTTAAAAAACGGAAGTCTTAGAAAGATGTCTTCTTTATTAGATTCTGCTGTTTTTCCTGGAAATCAAGGAGGTCCTTTAGAGCATATTATCGCTGCTAAAGCCATTGCATTTGGTGAGGCTTTGACGGATGAATTTTTACATTACCAATTACAAGTGAAGCAGAATGCTGCAGCTATGGCAGAAGCTTTGGTAGCCAAAGACTATCACATTATTTCAGGAGGAACAGATAATCATATGATGCTTATCGATTTGCGAAATAAGAATATTTCTGGTAAAGATGCTGAGCAAGCGCTTGTAAGGGCCGATATTACGGCTAACAAAAACATGGTGCCTTTTGATGACAAATCGCCATTTACAACATCTGGAATTCGTTTAGGAACTGCTGCTATAACAACACGCGGTTTAAAAGAAGCCGATATGTTAACTATTGTTGAATTGATAGATGATGTGATTGCGAACTTTGAAGACGATAGCGTTTTGGAAACGGTAAAAACAAAAGTGAATGCTATGATGAGCGATAAGCCTTTGTTTGTTTAAAAATTTTAGATTTTACACAATAAAAACCCTGCTTTAAGCAGGGTTTTTATTTAATTTACTTCTCTTTCCAGCGGGCCTTCCCACAATACTTGTTCAATCATCCATTTATCACCGCATTTAGAAAGCAAAATATAATCAATACCTCACCAGGCAGTAACTTTGGCTGATGCTATGACCTTACCAATATCTAAGACTTCCACTTTTTTTGGAGCTTTTTCATTAGGAAATTGCTTTTTCTCTAGCACATTTCTTGCATAACCAAGGGCTTTACCATAACTCATATAATCTTCTTGATAGTATTCTCCAGAAGTTTTGTCTTTCCAAAACCCAAATTTATTTAATGACGGTTGTAAGCTTTCTTTAAGTTTACTTTCGTCACCTTCGTAAAAGCCTTCAATATAGTTCATGCAGGCTTTTTCAACCCCCTTATGATTTTCGCTAATTTGCGCAAATGAATACGATGATAGTAATAAAAATAGGATAAGTGCGTTTTTCATGATTTCGTTTTTTTGATTGATTACAAACTAAAAATACTTAAAAACGAATCATTTAGATATTAAGACTGCGTTAATCTTCCTCTGGTAAAACGATATGCTGATAGGCTCCTAAATCTGGCGAAGATGTTCTATTAACATTCCAAATATCAATTGGTACTTGAGTAGCAAAAGAAGATAAACCTTGATTAATACCAGCGGATGCTTCTCCAATTACCAACAGATTTAATCCGGTATTTTGAAAATCTGGGTCTTCATTAAAAATATTACCATCGTAATGATTTGCGTCATTAAAGTCATAATTTAGGCTAGTTAAATCACTAGTATTCGCATCGAACCGAATCAGGCAATTGGTAAATTTAAAGTTGAAGTTAACGGCATCATCTTCAATTTCATCC encodes the following:
- a CDS encoding nuclear transport factor 2 family protein, which translates into the protein MKNALILFLLLSSYSFAQISENHKGVEKACMNYIEGFYEGDESKLKESLQPSLNKFGFWKDKTSGEYYQEDYMSYGKALGYARNVLEKKQFPNEKAPKKVEVLDIGKVIASAKVTAW
- the glyA gene encoding serine hydroxymethyltransferase: MQRDEQIFELIEAEKERQLHGLELIASENFVSNQVMEAAGSVLTNKYAEGYPGKRYYGGCEVVDEVEQIAIDRAKALFGAAYVNVQPHSGSQANTAVYHACIKPGDKILGFDLSHGGHLTHGSPVNFSGRLYNPVFYGVEKETGVLNYDKIQGIATKEQPKLIIAGASAYSRDIDFERFRVIADSVDAILLADISHPAGLIAKGILNDPLPHCHVVTTTTHKTLRGPRGGMIMMGQDFDNPFGITLKNGSLRKMSSLLDSAVFPGNQGGPLEHIIAAKAIAFGEALTDEFLHYQLQVKQNAAAMAEALVAKDYHIISGGTDNHMMLIDLRNKNISGKDAEQALVRADITANKNMVPFDDKSPFTTSGIRLGTAAITTRGLKEADMLTIVELIDDVIANFEDDSVLETVKTKVNAMMSDKPLFV